From one Calditrichota bacterium genomic stretch:
- a CDS encoding T9SS type A sorting domain-containing protein, which translates to MTDGDASVTLTNCTVRLSDNDGLYIAGDDVALEMDACTISSHYGTGLNTSSDPGSTQITFEVTNCQFSAMGGSGAELGREGQYYTMSGNRYENITAPALLLRGAIRGESINEIFRNAGTGILFDNSTHTGGSYYNLYNCAIYDNATDGIRIADLDYQGMQQDENLKVRIRNCNLWSNDRDGLRVEGWDPDSYQDGEGNNIWPQTFDPENPTYMLELSYNIFGDNGGTGIDVTTATDDPPAIYEFNAFQNDGGINCDTSGCIADGADGVVVRLVSEASPFDFHFLWEGSNPTGEGINAFMNVNHDANWLDVGSSDVDCGIFGGPHGNSNRNEAGTATLESYVKLGSSGTGVMPWAVYYMFSDFTVAHVDAGTELMIEGNSSFIAKGQYCFKVNGTIVTNPEVGGMSNGTILFSHDGVGGAGWKGIRFYGNDNNAGSILEDLWVELTYSNFAGIDIRSSDDGDPIKLTDVYVDECGTGIYIYDSKVILTNVEVVGCTYENVLMSTNTPQDQVEVRGLISRNNDGTQTTSSGLRLYNSNPWIGLHDEEFETRIVNNGQFGMRCENSSPVMTSEDESLGNVDFMQNAAAQIQLRGTSDPLADDGLNNIVPPDESVWAVEFVSYTAGGWSAIGNWWGTNDPESIEDELFSNPALIDYSDWSQNYNANVQNLRTALRLMNRREYGEAIPYIKAVAEDESMRGRRHTALRYLHGCFEYVGQGYEDLRAYYAEFAAGCDDPALIFTAESEAIMTLHSEDRYRECLSALEARRERMECLSDSIENEKLIVTARIALGDADELNSAIDRDVGVYQLQEGFAALDDLLESEGNRPTSPALPSDFGFGSLFPNPFNSRISVRFYLPSEAVLDLAIYDITGKRIGIIASGRWPAGAHESTWSASGISAGMYFIRLSIPEVGSRTSRLVLIK; encoded by the coding sequence TTCAGTGCGATGGGTGGATCGGGCGCTGAACTCGGCCGGGAAGGTCAATACTACACAATGAGCGGCAACCGCTATGAGAACATCACGGCGCCAGCCTTGCTGCTAAGAGGTGCCATACGCGGAGAATCAATCAACGAGATATTCAGAAATGCCGGGACCGGAATTCTCTTCGATAATTCAACTCACACCGGCGGATCTTACTACAACCTTTACAACTGCGCCATCTACGACAACGCGACCGATGGCATCCGCATCGCTGACCTTGACTATCAAGGCATGCAGCAAGATGAGAATCTGAAGGTTCGCATCCGCAACTGCAACCTCTGGTCGAACGACCGGGACGGCCTGCGTGTCGAGGGCTGGGATCCGGACTCATATCAGGATGGCGAAGGGAACAATATCTGGCCGCAGACCTTCGATCCCGAGAATCCGACTTATATGCTCGAGTTGAGTTACAACATCTTCGGCGACAATGGCGGCACCGGGATCGATGTCACCACCGCGACCGATGATCCACCCGCGATCTATGAGTTCAACGCCTTTCAGAACGACGGTGGGATCAATTGTGATACTTCCGGCTGCATTGCTGACGGTGCTGACGGGGTGGTAGTGCGGCTTGTAAGCGAAGCCTCACCATTTGACTTCCACTTCTTGTGGGAAGGGTCGAACCCGACGGGCGAGGGCATCAACGCCTTTATGAACGTCAATCACGACGCCAACTGGCTCGATGTCGGGTCATCGGACGTCGATTGCGGCATCTTCGGCGGGCCCCACGGAAACAGCAACCGCAACGAAGCCGGGACCGCGACGCTCGAATCCTATGTGAAGTTGGGCTCGAGCGGCACCGGCGTAATGCCATGGGCGGTTTACTATATGTTCAGCGACTTCACAGTTGCTCACGTGGATGCAGGAACGGAACTAATGATAGAGGGGAACTCCTCCTTCATCGCCAAAGGTCAGTATTGTTTCAAGGTGAATGGCACCATTGTTACAAACCCAGAGGTTGGGGGTATGAGCAACGGAACCATCCTCTTTTCGCACGACGGCGTGGGCGGTGCAGGGTGGAAGGGAATTCGCTTCTATGGCAATGATAACAATGCCGGGAGTATTCTGGAAGACCTTTGGGTGGAACTCACCTACTCAAATTTCGCCGGTATCGATATCAGAAGTTCCGACGATGGCGACCCAATCAAACTGACTGACGTTTATGTAGATGAGTGCGGAACCGGAATCTACATCTACGACTCAAAGGTCATTTTGACGAATGTGGAGGTTGTCGGCTGCACCTACGAGAATGTGCTGATGTCCACTAACACTCCTCAAGACCAGGTTGAAGTCCGAGGCTTGATCTCTCGAAATAATGATGGAACCCAAACGACATCCAGTGGGTTGCGGCTCTACAATTCGAATCCATGGATTGGACTTCATGACGAGGAGTTTGAGACTAGAATCGTCAACAATGGCCAGTTTGGAATGCGCTGCGAAAACTCCTCGCCGGTAATGACCTCGGAGGACGAATCCTTGGGAAATGTTGACTTTATGCAGAATGCAGCCGCTCAAATTCAACTGCGTGGAACCTCCGACCCGCTTGCTGACGACGGCTTGAACAACATAGTACCGCCCGATGAGAGTGTGTGGGCGGTGGAGTTCGTTTCCTACACGGCGGGCGGTTGGTCTGCTATCGGCAACTGGTGGGGCACCAATGACCCCGAGTCCATTGAGGATGAACTCTTCAGCAATCCCGCTCTCATCGACTACAGTGATTGGTCACAAAACTATAATGCTAACGTTCAGAATCTTCGGACCGCGCTGAGATTGATGAATCGAAGGGAATATGGTGAAGCAATTCCCTACATCAAGGCGGTTGCCGAGGACGAATCGATGAGGGGACGGCGCCATACTGCGCTTCGTTATCTCCATGGCTGCTTTGAATATGTGGGGCAGGGCTATGAAGACCTAAGGGCTTACTATGCCGAGTTCGCCGCCGGCTGCGATGACCCTGCCCTCATTTTCACGGCCGAAAGCGAAGCGATAATGACGCTTCACAGCGAGGATCGCTACCGGGAATGCCTGTCGGCATTGGAGGCGAGGAGGGAACGAATGGAGTGTCTGTCGGATAGCATCGAGAATGAGAAACTAATTGTAACTGCCCGGATCGCGCTCGGCGATGCCGATGAACTGAACTCTGCCATTGATCGCGATGTTGGTGTTTATCAGTTACAAGAAGGATTCGCTGCACTTGACGACCTTCTCGAATCAGAGGGGAATCGGCCGACAAGCCCGGCCCTGCCCAGCGATTTCGGGTTTGGATCGCTATTCCCGAATCCTTTCAATTCCCGGATTTCAGTCCGATTCTATCTTCCAAGTGAAGCGGTTCTCGATTTGGCAATATACGACATTACCGGAAAGAGAATCGGCATTATCGCAAGCGGAAGGTGGCCTGCAGGAGCACATGAATCTACCTGGAGCGCGAGTGGCATCAGCGCAGGTATGTATTTCATTCGGCTTTCCATACC